The Bradysia coprophila strain Holo2 chromosome IV unlocalized genomic scaffold, BU_Bcop_v1 contig_84, whole genome shotgun sequence genome window below encodes:
- the LOC119072843 gene encoding L-gulonolactone oxidase-like has protein sequence MNLKLCRQYIFLVINFTLLWPVSNATKEYSSYHRYPLCKPCDYIRYPKSTNDVVKIVKEAISKKVTVKAFGVRHSQTDIICTEGIPVDMTGIRSMKMNGDNTASFGAGLNMREATTFLRLHDRAFRTTPAFGNITIGGAIGTGAHGSSIRYHASISSQVAKLKIVDGKGEIKEITDPEDLKAFRMHLGLLGIVVEVTLNTVALYKTLAHNYVVTDEILTNGNAVHMAKNTDQISLYWFPEFKEVVVANWTIVDKSTKGTDYTNDHVPSMYNNFALVASVAKEIAFTLTESKCSIASTLGYTLLHLFEYFMELVLFLPIPDWVPIYATQQGRFKNPSVGYYDEMFAPICYNEPQGILGTACIWSHGSNSITILDNEFSLELSRLGDFVKAVKAIVARTPTAFPVQGILMRFSDRSDILMSTSYGRVSVHFEFYLWNRDDIYGRASGSLAGYQTILQTLTKEFSGRSHWGKSGMVYHSSDMIDLKLDETARQKFVGVMTKYDPNEVFINNFGRRIKRTGKKIDIDPLTRHCAILDNCFCSVNSDCASTQICTKLPGYVYNVCKTKNEVAPVTFDRSIFGPPFGFLSYLVSDVPTLVKSVISNCSLTDALGTVVSLVPSIVSVDKALQSAGTLGKQLGKLSSLTDVVGAVDDVLDGLLHK, from the exons atgaatttgaaactttgtcgtcagtacatttttcttgtaattaattttacattattGTGGCCTGTTTCCAA TGCTACGAAAGAGTACTCGTCCTATCACCGATATCCACTATGCAAACCGTGTGATTACATAAGATATCCGAAGAGCACTAACGATGTTGTGAAAATCGTAAAAGAAGCAATCAGTAAAAAGGTAACGGTAAAAGCGTTTGGTGTTAGACATTCCCAAACGGACATCATCTGCACAGAAGGAATACCTGTGGATATGACCGGAATTCGATCCATGAAAATGAACGGCGATAATACGGCTTCGTTCGGCGCTGGTTTGAATATGCGAGAGGCTACTACATTTTTGCGTTTACACGATCGTGCGTTTAGAACTACACCTGCGTTCGGTAATATAACAATTGGTGGAGCGATTGGCACTGGCGCACATGGTTCTTCAATAAGGTACCACGCTTCTATTTCTTCTCAGGTagctaaattgaaaattgtcgaCGGAAAGGGTGAGATAAAAGAGATAACTGATCCAGAGGACTTGAAAGCGTTCAGAATGCATCTGGGTCTACTAG GAATTGTCGTTGAGGTAACACTCAATACGGTTGCATTGTACAAAACCCTCGCTCACAACTATGTTGTGACCGACGAAATACTAACAAACGGGAATGCAGTGCATATGGCAAAGAACACAGATCAAATATCTCTTTACTGGTTCCCAGAATTTAAAGAAGTTGTGGTAGCCAATTGGACAATTGTGGATAAATCAACTAAAGGGACTGACTACACGAATGATCATGTGCCGTCCATGTATAATAATTTCGCTCTAGTTGCTTCTGTGGCTAAAGAAATTGCGTTTACGCTTACCGAGAGCAAATGTTCCATAGCTAGCACACTGG GGTATACGCTACTTCAcctatttgaatatttcatggaattggttttatttttgCCTATACCTGACTGGGTACCAATTTATGCGACGCAACAAGGTCGCTTTAAAAACCCATCCGTCGGTTATTATGACGAAATGTTTGCTCCTATATGTTACAATGAACCTCAAGGAATTCTCGGAACTGCCTGCATTTGGTCTCATGGCTCAAATAGCATAACGATCTTGGATAACGA ATTTAGTCTTGAATTGAGTCGATTGGGAGATTTTGTAAAGGCGGTCAAAGCGATTGTGGCGAGAACTCCTACTGCGTTTCCGGTGCAAGGGATCTTGATGAGATTCTCCGACCGATCAGATATCTTAATGTCCACATCATATGGTAGGGTGTCAGTgcatttcgaattttatttatggaaCAGAGACGATATCTATGGACGTGCATCTGGTAGTTTGGCCGGTTATCAAACCATTCTACAAACTTTG ACGAAAGAATTCAGTGGCCGATCACACTGGGGTAAAAGTGGCATGGTATATCACAGCAGCGACATGATCGACTTAAAATTGGATGAAACTGCTAGACAAAAGTTTGTGG GCGTCATGACTAAATACGATCCGAACGAGGTTTTTATTAACAATTTCGGCCGTCGTATTAAGCGAACTGGAAAGAAAATCGACATCGATCCGTTAACACGACATTGTGCCATATTGGACAATTGTTTCTGTTCAGTGAACTCTGACTGTGCATCGACTCAGATATGCACAAAACTTCCCGGCTACGTCTATAACGTTTGCAAAACCAAAAACGAGGTTGCCCCCGTTACTTTCGACCGAAGTATATTTGGGCCGCCCTTCGGTTTTCTGTCGTACCTAGTATCCGATGTTCCTACTTTGGTTAAATCTGTCATTTCGAATT